The sequence GGCAAGACCCTGACCATGCATCACTGCGGCGTATGCGGCTGCACGACCCACTGGTCGCCGATTGGACGAAACTCTACGCGGATGGGCGTGAACATGCGCGTCTTCGACCGGGCTGTCTGGGAGGACATTCCGCACCGTCTGATCGATGGGGCGAGCTGGTGATTTCTACAGCGCCGTGCGTCTTTTCAGACGCACAAAGGTCGCTGTAGCACTTTGAATTGCTGCATGTTTTTATCCTTAAATCGGCTCCGATTTAAGGAAACATGCAGTAGGCCCGCCCGGAGCAGCGAAGAATTGCTCGTCGCCGCACACCACGCGTGCTCAGATGCAATGCGCTAGATTCTGCCCATCAGCAGCAGGACTAGCAGCACGATGACTAAGACGCCCAGAATGCCCGAGGGGCCGTAGCCCCAACTGGCTGAATACGGCCAGGCCGGAACGGCGCCGATCAGGAGCAGGATCAGAATAATCAGAAGAACGGTACCAAGCATATTACGATCCTCCACTGCACAATTCCTGCTTAAAGACAAAATCATGCAGCAATTCAAATTACTGCAGCGATTTTTGCGCGTCCTGAAAGAGGTGCTACGCTGCAGCGGATGTGGTTCATCCTCTACCGAATGCGAAAAGTCCGGATTGGTTCCGTTCCCATGCAACCCGCGCGTTCACGGCTCGACGGCGCTCGACCGTGAGGCACGCCTGAATCACGGGTCGGCGGCCGTCTTTCAAATTGTAACGTCGGGAACAGCCCGAAAGGGCAAGAGGCTGTTGTATGAGCATGTTCTCAGGCGTTTGAGAACATGCTAAATCTCTTGTTTTCAAAGGGGGAAAACCGATGCCGCGCATTGCAAATCTTTATTTCAAGACAGCCATTGTCTTTCTCATATTGGGCATATCCATCGGACTTCACATGTCGATCTCAGGGGATCACGGCGCCACCGGCGCCCACGCCCACGCCAACCTGCTCGGCTGGGTGACGATGGCAATCTTCGGCGGCTATCATGCGCTTAATCCGCGCAAGGCCGAGAGACGCTTGGCGATGATCCAATATGCCGTCTACACCTTCGGTGTCGCGGTGCTCATTCCGTCGCTCTATCTGATGCTGACGGGCAACGCGGCGATGGAGCCGATCGTCGCCCTCTCGTCGCTCATCGCCTTCGCCGGCGTTCTTCTGTTCGCCGTCATCATCTTCTCGAGCGGCGAGCGCGTCGTCTCAGCCAGCGTGGCACCGAGCCGCTGACGGCGACTACCGTTTCGCGCGCGGCGCTCGTTCTCGCCGCGCGCCTTTGCCTACGTTTTTCGCGTTGAGCAGCGGCCGTATCGCCGCGTCCAGCGTTCGGATCCGCTCGAGCAGCTGCTCGTCCGACAGTTCGTCCATGCCGCCGGCATTGACGTTGATGTCCTTTGGCAGGATCGAAGCAACAAGCTTCAGGTAGGTTTCCGGCTTCTCCTCGCGAATGCGGGCGACCACGCCCACCCCATGCGCCTCGAAATCCGCCTGCACCGCTTGGAGGAACGCGCGACCCAACCGGCTCCGCCCGCCCTTGCGTCCGCCGACGTCGTCGGATGGTGCGGCTTGCTCGGTCAACGCGGGTGATTGCGCCGGGCTTTCATCGTCCAGCATCAAGCCCTCCTCTCCGTCGCTATCGCCTGCTGCTGCACGGTTTCTTAAATCGGAACCGACTTAAAAATCATGCAGCAATTCAAGGCGTTGCAGCGAGCTTTATGCGTCTGAAACGCGGCACGGCGCTGTAGCGAAAACTTGCGCTGCTCGCGTGCACATAGGCATTATCGCCACCCATAATTGCGCCAGAATCCCGACTCAGATTGAATCGCAAACCGCAGTATCGAAGCCACAACGGCCGGATGCCTCATGAGGGAACGCGAACATGCTCAATCTTATCGCCGCGGCCTGCTTGATCGCCGCGTCGGCGCTTCCTGCCCTCGCTCAGGGGCAAAGCGGTGAGCCACGCTTTTCGTCAAGGCGTGGCTCCAAAAAGCCGACAACAGCTTTGAGCACACAACTGGCTGGTGCGATACCAGCTTCTCTGCTTACTTCCGATCGCCGAGCATATGATCGAACTGCGCGAGGTATCGAGGAGCAGCTATCGACTTTCCTTCAAAACCGCTCCTCCCGAGCCTGAACCCTGCTGGTGTTTGCCGACGCTTCCTTCGAAGTATGGCTCAGAACCGGAGGCCCTCGCGCTGCCACGCTCTACCACACACCCGCCGAACTGGGTGAAGTAGGCGTCACCGAATTCGGCACGCTCATCATTGTCGTCGAGGACCTGAACAAGCCAAAGCCGGAGACGTGGGGCTTTGTGCCGGTTAGCGCTTCGGGAGGCGAGCGATAACGTGCTCCGGCCGTAGGCGTCACAAGCGAGCAGTGCTATCTCACAGTACATGGCGGTGCAGTCAGTCATAGATCTGCTCCTGATTTACCTTCGCTTTGTCGGAGCCGCACAACCTATCGTACCGTTGCTTTGCGTCGCGTCGCGCTGCTCATCGAAGGCTTGAGATACGGGGCGGCCGGCGATGCTGCCATGGCTCGCGCGCAGCGCTAACTGGAGGCGCACACATCGCGGAGGCGTTCGACGCAAAGGCGCATCGCCGGCCGCATACGGCGCTGCGCATCCTTGGACGCGCACGGTCGCCGTAAGCTCGAATGAGAAAAAAAGAGGAAGAATGCCGCTGTCACTGAAGCCTGCAGCGCCACGGCTGAGAGGTAGCCTCCACCGATGATGAGGAAGACCGAAGCAGCCGCCGTATGAGGATAAAATTCCTATCCTTGATTTATGGAATAACGCAACCACCCCGATGGCGCAAGTGCCGCGCAAGGGTTAGAGGTTCGATTTCCGCTTTAGCCACAGAATTGTACCTCCATCCTGCTTTCCCTCCGATCGCGCCTCAGAGCGCGATTGGCGAACGTGTCGCCTGGCATGCCGTGGCGTCCCGTTTTGCAGCGGAACGCGCGGCTGGAGCAGCCGTCTTTGCGCCCTCCAGTCCTGTTGTACAAGCGTATATTATTAATCGCTTGCATAAGACATTGGCCTCTGCTTCAATCCGACAAGGTTGATGCTCAAAGGGCTGGGCGTAATTCGATTAAAAGATATCCCATGCAAAAAAGGCAATGGGCTGTTCTGGCATCACAGGGCCTACCGATGCCGGACCGCAGGCCGTGTCATGAGGGGAAAGAAGTTATTTTGAACAGCGGTAAAGGCCGCCATGCAAGGCGCGGCCCGCACTATTTTAGAACTGAAAACATAAGCTCATAGTCCGGCCCGAGCGCCGGGAACCCGAGAAGCCCTCGATGCATTGCCTTCGCGTGAGAAGGAGTTTTTGTCATGCGCAATCATTGGATTTATATCATCATCGGATTCATTGCCGGCGCCGGATTGTTCCTGACCACTGCTTGGCAGCGCACGCCGCCGGCCGAGCAGGTATCCGTAAAGCTCGAAAAGACCGATCGCCTGCCGGCCCCTGCCGTTCAGACGTCCTTCGCAATGGAGCGTTTCGGCCCAGCGCGCACGGTTGAATAGATCGCCGCACCGAAAGTTGCCGTAGGGCTCCTTGAATCGGAAAGGGGCCATACGGCCGTCCAAAGCAGTCACTGGGCCGTGCGTCTCAAAACCCACGGCCCGCAGCCTCCAGATCGTTAAAGAGTGAACCACGGCCGCTTG is a genomic window of Sinorhizobium numidicum containing:
- a CDS encoding DUF3309 family protein, whose amino-acid sequence is MLGTVLLIILILLLIGAVPAWPYSASWGYGPSGILGVLVIVLLVLLLMGRI